One segment of Aquimarina sp. BL5 DNA contains the following:
- a CDS encoding MlaD family protein produces MKFTREVKTGILALSAIALLIFGYSFLKGKNLLNDDRTFYAIYDNVEGLIPSSAVTINGLVVGKVISIGFADTKGKLLVKFNVNSNFSFSKNSLAKVYGGGLIGGKSLAIEPIYEQGLEAKDQDTLPGKVEAGLLELVNEQLTPLQLKLESAIKDADTLLTSVNEILSLDNKNNLNSIFKDLSITVRNFKGASGALNNILSGNEGKLNSTLANLDEMSTNLNQFSDSLSKVNIGKLVNDLDSVLANFEKISKDLEVGNGTAGKLLKDDKLYGNLEKASKELELLLQDLRLNPTRYVNVSVFGKKNKPYVKPTDSIN; encoded by the coding sequence TTGAAATTTACTCGCGAAGTTAAAACAGGAATTTTAGCACTGTCTGCTATAGCACTTTTGATTTTTGGTTATAGTTTTTTAAAAGGTAAAAACCTTTTGAATGATGATAGGACTTTTTATGCTATATATGATAATGTAGAAGGTTTAATACCTTCTTCCGCTGTTACCATAAATGGCTTAGTAGTTGGTAAAGTGATCTCTATCGGTTTTGCTGACACTAAAGGGAAACTATTGGTCAAGTTCAATGTTAATAGTAATTTTTCTTTTTCTAAAAATAGCTTAGCAAAGGTGTACGGAGGAGGTTTGATTGGAGGTAAAAGCCTTGCCATAGAACCTATTTATGAACAAGGATTAGAAGCAAAAGATCAAGATACGCTTCCGGGAAAAGTAGAAGCGGGCCTTTTGGAATTGGTAAATGAACAGTTAACACCGCTTCAGCTGAAATTAGAATCAGCAATAAAAGACGCGGATACGTTATTAACTTCAGTAAATGAAATTTTATCTCTTGATAATAAAAATAATCTGAACTCTATATTTAAAGACTTAAGTATTACCGTTAGAAACTTTAAGGGAGCCTCTGGAGCGTTGAACAATATTTTGTCAGGTAATGAGGGGAAACTAAACAGTACGCTTGCTAACCTCGATGAAATGTCAACGAATCTTAACCAATTCTCGGATTCCCTATCCAAGGTTAACATAGGTAAGCTGGTTAATGATTTAGACAGTGTTTTGGCTAATTTCGAAAAAATCTCTAAAGATCTAGAAGTTGGAAATGGAACTGCAGGTAAGCTACTCAAGGATGATAAATTATATGGTAATTTAGAAAAAGCCAGCAAAGAACTAGAATTATTACTACAGGATCTTCGATTGAACCCCACACGATATGTGAATGTCTCTGTCTTTGGGAAAAAGAATAAACCTTACGTAAAACCTACAGATTCAATAAATTAA
- a CDS encoding (Fe-S)-binding protein, whose translation MQYIPNIIFIIALIAGIGYFTKNIRKVIRNIRLGKDVDRTDNKKERFNNMARIALGQSKMVRRPISGILHVVVYLGFIIINIEVLEIIIDGILGTHRIFAFLGGFYDFLIGSFEILALLVLVSVFIFWIRRNVINIKRFKTLKGWPKNDGNIILYFEVVLMTLFLTMNAADFQLQSLGAEHYIKAGAYPVSQYITPLFNGISEASLILVERAAWWMHIIGILIFLNYLYFSKHLHILLAFPNTYYGDLKPKGQMDNLEAVTKEVMLMMDPNADPFAAPAEGETETEPEKFGASDVTDLNWVQLLNSYTCTECGRCTSECPANQTGKKLSPRKIMMDTRDRLQEVGDNIDKNGSFVDDGKQLLNDYITTEELWACTSCNACVEACPVSISPLSIILDMRRYLVMEQSAAPTDLNNMMSNIENNGAPWPFNQMDRLNWSQE comes from the coding sequence ATGCAATATATTCCTAATATCATATTTATAATTGCTTTAATAGCAGGAATTGGATATTTCACCAAGAACATCCGTAAAGTCATTCGGAATATTCGATTGGGTAAAGATGTAGATCGAACTGATAACAAAAAAGAGCGCTTCAATAATATGGCACGTATTGCTCTTGGCCAATCTAAGATGGTAAGAAGACCTATTTCGGGGATATTACATGTTGTAGTCTATTTAGGATTTATTATTATTAATATAGAAGTGCTAGAGATTATTATAGATGGTATTTTAGGGACACATAGAATATTTGCTTTTTTAGGAGGTTTTTATGATTTCCTAATTGGTTCTTTTGAAATTTTAGCGCTTTTAGTATTAGTGAGTGTATTTATATTCTGGATAAGAAGAAATGTTATTAATATTAAGCGTTTTAAGACTTTAAAAGGTTGGCCTAAGAATGATGGTAATATTATTCTGTATTTTGAGGTCGTATTAATGACGCTGTTTCTTACCATGAATGCTGCGGATTTCCAATTACAAAGTTTAGGGGCAGAGCATTACATAAAAGCTGGAGCCTATCCAGTAAGTCAATATATAACACCATTATTTAACGGAATATCAGAAGCAAGCTTGATTCTTGTTGAAAGAGCCGCTTGGTGGATGCATATTATAGGAATTTTAATATTTCTAAACTATTTATATTTCTCTAAACATTTACATATCCTTTTAGCATTTCCTAATACATATTATGGGGATCTAAAGCCTAAAGGACAAATGGATAACCTAGAAGCGGTTACCAAGGAGGTGATGCTTATGATGGATCCTAATGCAGATCCGTTTGCGGCTCCTGCGGAGGGTGAAACCGAAACTGAACCAGAAAAATTTGGTGCTTCTGATGTAACAGATCTAAACTGGGTACAATTACTTAATTCATATACTTGTACAGAGTGTGGACGTTGTACTAGCGAATGTCCCGCAAACCAGACAGGTAAGAAGCTTTCGCCTCGTAAAATAATGATGGACACCAGAGATCGTCTTCAGGAAGTAGGAGATAATATTGATAAGAATGGTAGTTTTGTTGATGATGGTAAGCAATTGTTAAACGATTATATTACCACAGAAGAATTATGGGCTTGTACAAGTTGTAATGCTTGTGTAGAAGCATGCCCGGTGAGTATTAGTCCATTATCAATTATTTTAGATATGAGAAGATATTTGGTAATGGAACAAAGTGCAGCACCGACAGACCTTAATAATATGATGTCTAATATAGAAAATAATGGAGCTCCTTGGCCATTTAACCAAATGGATAGATTAAACTGGAGTCAGGAATAA
- a CDS encoding phosphoheptose isomerase: MKKEEVEKLLHDKIEAGEHISPVLPEGIKNYLIDIDGTITEDVPNEEPERMATCAPFPDALITLNKWHEEGHIICFFTSRTEDHREVTETWLNKHGFKYHSLLMGKPRGGNYHWIDNHLVKATRYTGKFTELVERVVTIEVFDDGKHD, from the coding sequence ATGAAGAAGGAAGAAGTAGAGAAACTATTGCACGATAAGATAGAAGCAGGAGAGCATATCAGTCCTGTTTTACCAGAAGGGATTAAAAACTATCTTATTGATATTGATGGAACAATTACAGAAGATGTTCCTAATGAAGAGCCAGAGAGAATGGCTACTTGTGCGCCATTCCCGGATGCATTAATTACATTAAACAAATGGCATGAAGAAGGACATATTATATGTTTTTTTACATCTAGAACAGAAGATCATAGAGAAGTTACAGAGACTTGGTTAAATAAGCATGGATTTAAGTATCATAGTCTTTTAATGGGTAAACCAAGAGGAGGAAACTATCATTGGATTGATAATCACTTGGTAAAAGCTACTCGTTATACTGGGAAATTTACAGAACTGGTAGAGAGAGTAGTAACCATCGAAGTTTTTGACGACGGAAAACACGATTAA
- a CDS encoding (Fe-S)-binding protein, producing MSETVKVPTMAEYMAEGKKPEVLFWVGCAGSFDDRAKKITKAFVKLLHSANVDFAVLGTEESCTGDPAKRSGNEFLFQMQAVTNIEVMNAYEIKKVVTACPHCFNTLKNEYPVLGGDYEVMHHTQFLKSLLDEGRLTVQGGKFKGKRITFHDPCYLGRANNVYEAPRDLLRKLEVELIEMKRCKRNGLCCGAGGAQMFKEPEPGNKDVNIERTEDALETKPDIIAAGCPFCNTMMTDGVKNKEKEDSIDVMDVAELIANAQDL from the coding sequence ATGAGTGAAACAGTAAAGGTGCCAACAATGGCAGAGTATATGGCTGAAGGAAAAAAACCAGAAGTTTTATTTTGGGTAGGCTGTGCTGGTAGTTTTGATGACAGAGCCAAGAAAATTACTAAGGCTTTTGTAAAATTACTTCATAGTGCCAATGTAGACTTTGCTGTATTAGGTACGGAGGAAAGTTGTACTGGTGATCCTGCTAAAAGATCAGGTAATGAATTCTTGTTCCAGATGCAGGCAGTTACTAATATTGAAGTAATGAACGCTTATGAAATAAAGAAAGTAGTTACGGCTTGTCCTCATTGTTTCAATACATTAAAAAATGAATATCCTGTATTAGGAGGAGATTATGAAGTAATGCATCATACACAATTTCTTAAGTCTTTGTTAGATGAAGGAAGATTAACTGTACAAGGCGGAAAGTTTAAAGGAAAACGTATTACTTTTCACGATCCTTGTTACTTAGGAAGAGCAAATAATGTATATGAGGCGCCTAGAGATCTACTTAGAAAATTGGAAGTGGAGCTTATAGAGATGAAGCGTTGCAAGCGTAATGGGTTATGCTGTGGAGCTGGAGGAGCACAAATGTTCAAGGAACCAGAACCAGGTAATAAGGATGTTAATATCGAAAGAACTGAAGATGCTCTGGAAACAAAACCTGATATTATTGCAGCTGGTTGTCCTTTTTGTAATACTATGATGACTGATGGTGTTAAAAATAAAGAGAAAGAAGATAGTATTGATGTAATGGATGTGGCAGAATTAATTGCAAATGCTCAAGATTTATAA
- a CDS encoding ABC transporter ATPase: MLVDFNELPDTSRIWIYQANRSFTSEELEEIKKRLDTFITQWTAHGADLKAGYDIKYKRFISIALDQDANAATGCSIDASVHFIQKLESDYNVDLMDKMNVSYKQGEFVAYKSLTDFRKMAKNRSVSPNTIVFNNLVTNIAEYKTDWEVPAKESWHNRFLN, from the coding sequence ATGTTAGTAGATTTTAATGAGCTGCCTGATACTTCGAGAATTTGGATATATCAGGCCAATAGATCCTTTACTTCGGAGGAGTTAGAAGAGATAAAAAAAAGGTTAGATACTTTTATAACACAATGGACTGCACACGGTGCAGATCTTAAGGCAGGATATGATATAAAATATAAAAGGTTTATTAGCATTGCTCTAGATCAAGATGCGAATGCAGCTACCGGGTGTTCTATAGATGCTTCTGTACATTTCATCCAGAAATTAGAAAGCGATTATAATGTCGACTTGATGGATAAAATGAATGTTTCTTATAAGCAAGGGGAGTTTGTAGCATATAAATCGCTTACGGATTTTAGAAAAATGGCAAAAAACCGATCTGTATCTCCTAATACTATTGTGTTTAATAATCTGGTAACTAATATAGCCGAATATAAGACAGATTGGGAAGTCCCTGCTAAAGAAAGTTGGCATAACCGTTTTTTAAATTAG
- a CDS encoding glycoside hydrolase family 3 N-terminal domain-containing protein encodes MELKIDIASLSPLIVKDEYAAQRLWVDSIYNRMTLKEKIGQLFMVDVFSLKPKKETDKIKKLIEEFHIGGIIFSKGGPQRQAKLNNEYQELSKVPLLIGMDAEWGLAMRLDSTKAFPWNMTLGAIQNNDLIEETGRQIAKHCKRLGVHINFAPVVDMNTNPKNPIIGNRSFGEDKDNVTEKALAFMKGMQKEGVLASAKHFPGHGDTDSDSHKTLPTINFDQKRIDSIELYPYRKLIADGLSSVMVAHLNIPSLEPRSGYPSSISENVVTNILQDSLGFEGLIITDALNMKGASDFKAPGDIDLAALKAGNDILLISEDVPLASQKIVSAYYAGEITEERLSHSVKKILLAKYKAGLHEYKPVKTEYLNEELNSIANEVLHHKLVENSLTLVKNDRAILPVKNLDLKKVAYVSLGDDSGEVFLEALNKYTKVDWVKGNQLSDILDQLRNYNYVIVGLHKSNDNPWKDYKLKDKELVWLYEIARLNNTVLSIFSRPYAMLDLQTTTNFEGILMAYQNSAVAQQKAAQLLFGAIEAKGKLPVSLGVDFPLGTGFETRSLKRLTYGIPETVGMNSHKLARIDSIVDIALKEKMTPGLQLMVARKGKVIFNKNYGYHTYSKSRKVKSSDIYDLASLTKILSSLPLTMELKDKGILSLDTRVGEMLPSFSDSNKKDITVRSMLSHYARLRAWIPFYLKTLDSVTTLPDKKYYRNKPSDDFNIKVTGNLYLRSDMKDSLMLRIRDSELRNRLSYKYSDLPYYLMKSFIEEHYGNNLDALTQQHFYRAMGASNMGYLPLNRFDKKQIVPTENDQAYRKEIIHGYVHDQGAAMFGGIGGHAGLFANANDVTKMMQMYLNKGYYGGKQFISSATIAEFNTCTYCDKRVRRGVGFDKPQLGDVGPTCGCISMNSYGHSGFTGTFTWADPDEEIIYVFLSNRTFPDSANRKLISNDIRSEIQRLIYEAINY; translated from the coding sequence ATTGAATTAAAAATTGATATAGCTTCATTAAGCCCTCTTATTGTTAAAGATGAATATGCTGCCCAAAGATTGTGGGTAGATAGTATTTATAATAGAATGACACTAAAGGAAAAAATTGGACAGCTATTCATGGTTGATGTTTTTTCTTTAAAACCAAAGAAAGAGACGGACAAAATAAAAAAGCTGATAGAAGAATTTCATATTGGTGGAATTATTTTCTCAAAAGGAGGGCCGCAGCGTCAGGCTAAACTAAATAATGAGTACCAAGAACTTTCTAAAGTACCTTTGCTTATTGGAATGGATGCAGAATGGGGATTAGCTATGCGACTGGATTCTACCAAAGCTTTTCCATGGAATATGACTTTAGGGGCCATACAGAATAATGATTTAATAGAAGAGACGGGTCGACAAATAGCTAAACACTGTAAACGATTAGGTGTTCATATTAATTTTGCACCCGTTGTTGACATGAATACAAATCCAAAAAACCCAATTATAGGGAATCGTTCTTTTGGTGAAGACAAAGATAATGTTACAGAAAAGGCATTAGCTTTTATGAAAGGAATGCAAAAAGAAGGTGTTCTGGCAAGTGCAAAACATTTTCCTGGTCACGGAGATACGGATAGTGACTCTCATAAAACATTACCAACTATTAATTTTGATCAAAAAAGAATAGATAGTATAGAACTATATCCATATCGTAAACTAATTGCTGACGGATTGTCCAGTGTGATGGTCGCACATCTTAATATTCCCAGTTTAGAACCCCGATCAGGATATCCATCTTCAATTTCTGAGAACGTAGTTACTAATATTTTGCAAGACAGTCTTGGTTTCGAAGGGCTGATTATTACAGATGCATTGAATATGAAAGGAGCTTCTGATTTTAAAGCCCCTGGCGATATTGATCTTGCAGCTTTGAAGGCAGGAAATGATATTCTTTTAATATCAGAAGATGTTCCACTAGCTTCTCAGAAAATTGTATCCGCCTACTATGCAGGTGAAATTACGGAGGAACGCTTATCGCACTCCGTTAAAAAAATACTGCTAGCAAAATATAAGGCAGGACTTCATGAATATAAACCTGTAAAAACTGAGTACCTTAACGAAGAGCTTAATAGCATTGCCAATGAGGTTTTGCATCATAAACTGGTAGAGAATTCTTTAACTTTAGTCAAAAATGATAGAGCAATATTACCGGTCAAGAATTTAGATCTTAAAAAAGTAGCATATGTTTCTTTAGGAGATGATTCTGGAGAAGTCTTTTTAGAAGCGCTGAATAAGTATACTAAAGTAGATTGGGTAAAAGGTAATCAGCTGTCTGATATATTAGATCAGTTGCGAAACTATAATTATGTCATTGTTGGTCTACACAAATCAAACGATAATCCTTGGAAAGACTATAAATTAAAGGATAAAGAATTGGTATGGTTATATGAAATAGCAAGACTAAATAATACGGTGCTAAGTATTTTTTCTCGTCCTTACGCAATGTTAGATCTTCAAACGACCACAAACTTTGAAGGTATTTTAATGGCGTATCAAAATAGTGCTGTTGCCCAACAAAAAGCGGCTCAATTGCTTTTTGGAGCTATAGAAGCAAAAGGAAAACTTCCGGTAAGTCTTGGCGTAGATTTTCCTTTAGGAACAGGGTTTGAAACAAGATCTTTAAAACGCCTTACGTATGGTATACCCGAAACAGTTGGTATGAACTCTCATAAGTTAGCGCGTATAGATTCAATAGTGGATATTGCATTAAAAGAAAAAATGACGCCTGGTTTACAACTAATGGTCGCGAGAAAAGGTAAAGTGATTTTCAATAAAAATTATGGATACCATACCTATTCGAAATCCCGAAAAGTTAAAAGCTCAGATATTTATGACTTAGCATCTTTAACGAAGATTCTTTCTTCATTACCATTAACAATGGAATTAAAAGATAAAGGTATTTTGTCTTTAGATACTAGAGTAGGAGAGATGCTACCTTCGTTTAGTGATTCTAATAAAAAAGATATTACAGTAAGATCCATGTTGTCGCATTATGCGCGATTAAGGGCTTGGATTCCTTTTTATTTAAAAACACTTGATTCTGTTACTACACTACCTGATAAGAAATACTATAGAAATAAACCTTCTGATGATTTTAATATCAAAGTGACGGGTAACTTGTATTTAAGAAGTGATATGAAGGATTCTCTAATGCTGAGAATAAGAGATAGTGAATTAAGAAATAGGCTTAGTTATAAATACAGTGACCTTCCGTATTACTTAATGAAATCCTTTATCGAAGAACATTATGGAAATAATTTAGACGCTTTGACTCAACAACATTTTTATCGTGCTATGGGAGCCAGTAATATGGGGTATTTACCTTTAAATAGGTTTGATAAAAAACAAATCGTTCCTACCGAAAATGATCAAGCATACAGAAAAGAGATTATTCATGGGTATGTTCACGATCAGGGAGCAGCTATGTTTGGTGGTATTGGAGGTCATGCAGGATTATTTGCGAATGCTAATGATGTTACGAAGATGATGCAAATGTATCTTAATAAAGGGTATTATGGCGGAAAGCAGTTTATCAGTAGTGCTACTATTGCAGAGTTTAATACCTGTACATATTGCGATAAAAGAGTAAGAAGAGGTGTGGGTTTTGATAAACCTCAGTTAGGTGATGTTGGACCTACCTGCGGTTGTATATCAATGAATAGTTACGGGCATAGTGGTTTTACCGGGACGTTTACCTGGGCAGATCCTGATGAAGAAATAATCTACGTATTTCTAAGTAATCGGACATTTCCTGATTCTGCGAATCGAAAATTGATCTCCAATGATATTCGATCAGAGATTCAGAGATTGATATATGAAGCAATAAATTATTAA
- a CDS encoding aldo/keto reductase family oxidoreductase: MNTKVSENESLFSRIVAGCMNWGEWGANLTIDQSQKLIEDCIAIGVTTFDHADIYGHYTTETLFGNAIKGKSSIRKQIQLITKCGIRLVTPNRPENNIKSYKTTKKYIIESVEQSLVNLQTDYIDMLLIHRPSPLMNPSEIAETFEMLKSSGKVLSFGVSNFTTSQFEMLNAFFPLQTNQIEISPLQLSPFIDGSLDQCIKHEIKPMAYSTLAGGKFFSKQPEESVVRINEVVNRLIQKYDVPADQILTAWLLKHPSGIVPVMGSTKISRIQSAVNSLSLQITDEEWFEIWEASAGEEVA; this comes from the coding sequence ATGAACACAAAGGTTTCAGAAAACGAATCATTATTTTCTAGAATAGTAGCAGGATGCATGAATTGGGGTGAATGGGGAGCAAATCTAACCATTGACCAATCTCAAAAACTAATCGAAGATTGTATCGCTATTGGTGTAACAACCTTTGATCATGCTGATATTTATGGACATTATACTACAGAAACATTATTTGGTAATGCCATCAAAGGCAAAAGTTCGATAAGAAAACAAATACAATTGATTACTAAATGTGGTATTCGATTAGTAACTCCTAATCGACCTGAAAATAATATAAAATCTTATAAGACAACCAAAAAATATATCATAGAATCTGTAGAACAATCATTGGTGAATTTACAAACAGATTATATAGATATGTTGTTGATTCATAGACCAAGTCCTTTAATGAATCCGTCAGAGATAGCAGAAACTTTTGAAATGCTAAAATCAAGTGGTAAAGTATTGAGTTTTGGAGTCTCTAATTTTACTACTTCTCAGTTTGAAATGTTAAACGCATTTTTTCCGCTACAAACCAATCAAATAGAAATTTCACCATTACAACTATCGCCATTTATTGATGGATCTTTGGATCAGTGTATAAAGCATGAAATAAAACCCATGGCATATTCTACACTTGCTGGAGGGAAGTTTTTTTCGAAACAACCAGAGGAAAGTGTTGTTAGAATCAATGAAGTAGTGAATCGTTTAATACAAAAATATGATGTTCCTGCTGATCAGATATTAACCGCTTGGCTATTAAAACATCCTTCCGGAATAGTACCGGTAATGGGATCCACAAAAATAAGCCGTATTCAGTCTGCCGTAAATTCGTTATCACTTCAGATTACAGATGAAGAATGGTTTGAAATATGGGAAGCTTCTGCAGGAGAAGAAGTTGCTTAG
- a CDS encoding toxin-antitoxin system YwqK family antitoxin: MKLLFTLILLFGSTQYINKDITRKVISDDDYNYTFYVSNKNTLSYQDFKEYHWYKSGKIHSSFGGGDGQILHGHYNKTYRGNGIAEQGDFYYGLKNDTWRNWYENGKIKNISNWQKGFLSGTYNEFTESGVLLVSGKYKNNKKHGRWISHNTNDTLYFKKGEKVIKEAAEEEIEDDKKKGVIVKTKDFFKDIFKKKTPEEKEKAKKEKEIRKQKKEIEKKRKELAKKKEASKKNTPKKQ, encoded by the coding sequence ATGAAATTATTATTTACACTGATTTTGCTATTCGGATCTACCCAGTATATCAACAAGGATATAACTAGAAAGGTTATTTCTGATGATGATTATAATTATACATTCTACGTTTCTAATAAGAATACATTAAGTTATCAAGATTTTAAAGAATATCATTGGTATAAAAGTGGAAAAATTCATTCCTCTTTTGGAGGTGGTGATGGCCAAATTTTACACGGACACTATAATAAAACCTATAGAGGTAATGGAATTGCGGAACAAGGGGATTTTTATTATGGCCTTAAGAATGATACCTGGAGGAACTGGTATGAAAATGGAAAAATAAAAAATATATCAAATTGGCAAAAAGGATTTCTTTCAGGAACTTATAATGAGTTTACAGAATCTGGTGTTTTATTAGTTAGTGGAAAATATAAAAACAATAAAAAGCATGGTAGGTGGATTAGTCATAATACCAATGATACGCTTTATTTCAAAAAAGGAGAAAAAGTAATTAAAGAAGCCGCTGAAGAAGAAATTGAGGATGATAAGAAGAAGGGTGTTATAGTAAAGACCAAAGACTTTTTTAAAGATATTTTCAAGAAGAAAACACCTGAAGAAAAAGAGAAAGCTAAGAAGGAAAAAGAGATCCGAAAGCAAAAGAAAGAAATAGAGAAAAAACGTAAAGAGTTAGCAAAAAAGAAAGAAGCTAGTAAAAAGAACACTCCAAAAAAACAATAA
- a CDS encoding type II secretion system protein J, producing MSKVRAFTILEMLINLTIMSIIMGLIYFAYASFVKQVINYQVSIDEQNELTTSYVQLRTDFFNAERIVKSYKGFKVIPYNNKEIEYKITDKYLIRRQVHMLDTLSINKLTISSDFNIITKEDLITKMIVETTLFNEPIEFVIAKDYAPNLKLKL from the coding sequence ATGAGTAAGGTAAGAGCATTTACCATTTTAGAAATGTTAATTAACCTGACTATTATGTCAATCATAATGGGGTTAATATATTTTGCATATGCCTCATTTGTAAAACAGGTAATAAATTACCAAGTTTCTATAGATGAACAAAATGAATTGACAACAAGTTATGTACAACTAAGAACCGATTTTTTTAATGCAGAGAGGATTGTAAAATCTTATAAAGGATTTAAAGTGATTCCTTATAATAATAAAGAAATAGAATATAAAATTACTGATAAATATCTTATTAGAAGACAAGTTCATATGCTAGATACCTTGTCTATAAATAAGCTTACGATTTCGTCTGATTTTAATATCATTACGAAAGAAGATCTTATTACTAAAATGATCGTAGAAACGACATTATTTAATGAACCAATAGAGTTTGTAATTGCTAAAGATTATGCTCCTAATCTTAAACTGAAATTGTAA
- a CDS encoding type II secretion system F family protein, with product MGIDISKIHKNTNVKTDNKSSSVGDFFSQELSFSKKIGAKEKVVLYKDLSTLLNAGVDFKTALEILANQQKKKYLKELILELKSKIVKGKSFYEALEDTGLFSSYEYFSIKIGEETKKLDTVLLELHKYFKRQIKLRKQIISVITYPSFVLVLTVGVLYFMLTYVVPMFKSVFNQFDGDLPALTENIIVLSEKFPTIFVGILVVVITSMFLFKIYGQNPSFRNIKSKIILKIPFFGKLVKMVYLARYCQFLDLLLTSKTSLTESLDMVKKMIGFYPIESSIDPIRNDVIKGIPFAAAMKKHKIYEYKLISMVEVAEEINELDTMFSRLADEYDEEVEHKTKMIGVVLEPLIIIVIGLIVGLIMVAMYAPMFDLSKIINGN from the coding sequence ATGGGAATTGATATAAGTAAAATTCATAAAAACACTAATGTTAAGACAGATAATAAATCATCATCTGTTGGAGATTTTTTTAGTCAAGAATTGAGTTTTTCCAAAAAAATCGGAGCAAAGGAAAAAGTAGTGTTGTATAAGGATTTATCTACACTGCTTAATGCAGGTGTAGATTTCAAAACAGCACTTGAAATATTAGCGAATCAGCAGAAAAAGAAATACCTAAAAGAATTGATTTTGGAATTAAAATCCAAAATTGTAAAAGGAAAAAGCTTTTATGAGGCTCTAGAAGATACAGGGCTTTTTTCTTCATACGAGTATTTCAGTATCAAGATAGGTGAGGAGACTAAAAAATTAGATACTGTTCTGTTGGAGCTACATAAATATTTTAAACGTCAGATTAAATTAAGAAAACAAATTATCTCAGTGATTACATATCCGTCATTTGTTTTAGTATTGACTGTTGGTGTTCTATACTTTATGTTGACCTATGTAGTTCCAATGTTTAAATCCGTATTTAATCAATTCGATGGAGATCTTCCAGCATTGACAGAAAATATTATTGTATTGTCGGAAAAGTTCCCGACCATATTTGTAGGCATATTGGTTGTTGTTATAACTAGTATGTTTTTATTTAAAATATATGGACAGAATCCTTCATTTAGAAATATAAAATCAAAAATCATTTTAAAAATTCCTTTTTTTGGAAAACTAGTTAAGATGGTATATCTGGCAAGGTATTGTCAGTTTTTAGATTTACTATTGACTTCAAAAACTTCATTAACCGAATCGTTGGATATGGTGAAAAAGATGATTGGTTTTTATCCAATAGAATCATCAATTGATCCTATTAGGAATGACGTAATTAAAGGAATCCCTTTTGCGGCGGCTATGAAAAAACATAAGATTTATGAATATAAATTAATTTCTATGGTAGAAGTGGCAGAAGAAATTAATGAATTAGACACTATGTTTTCTAGACTGGCGGATGAATATGATGAAGAAGTAGAGCATAAGACTAAAATGATCGGAGTAGTCTTAGAACCATTGATAATTATTGTCATTGGTCTAATCGTTGGTTTAATAATGGTAGCAATGTATGCACCAATGTTTGATCTGAGTAAAATAATAAATGGAAATTAA
- a CDS encoding type IV pilin protein translates to MKRKNNWYAAAYSMTEILIVLCIIGILLLMVLPSQTSVITQAKSIEAQSMLNHLYGLEKNYFFRHSKYTADFDELGFEPALTIEQGGQAVYRIEIIEATTNSFKASATSLSDFDDDGNYNTWEIDQKKTLKETVKD, encoded by the coding sequence ATGAAACGCAAAAACAACTGGTATGCTGCGGCATATTCTATGACAGAGATATTGATTGTACTTTGTATTATCGGTATTTTACTCTTAATGGTACTTCCTAGTCAGACTTCTGTAATTACACAAGCTAAATCTATAGAAGCACAGAGTATGTTAAACCATTTATATGGATTAGAGAAAAACTACTTTTTTAGACATTCTAAATATACAGCTGATTTTGATGAACTAGGTTTTGAACCTGCACTAACTATTGAACAGGGTGGGCAAGCAGTGTATAGAATTGAAATCATAGAAGCTACTACGAACTCATTCAAGGCTTCCGCTACTTCTTTATCTGATTTTGATGATGATGGTAATTATAACACCTGGGAGATCGATCAGAAAAAGACATTGAAAGAAACAGTTAAAGATTAA